A genomic region of Caulobacter sp. NIBR2454 contains the following coding sequences:
- a CDS encoding TonB-dependent siderophore receptor: MSFLSTCAGLCLLAAAEPPQADPAHSVGEIVILGRRGAARDVTLSAGAVTERMSPSSRSVESDLLEAVGATRLADALELVSGVSQQNNRGGVMDNFAIRGFLGTPDGGAEYYVDGFLANRGLAPPRDPATAERIEILKGPAGALFGDIDPAGRVNIVSKTPRFDRAFEVTATAGSYGLRRGEIDLTGPLSEDLAARLVVAAEHSDGWRDHVDLDRLAIAPSLTWRPTDDLRLTYVGEFTRFDTPFDRGLPALNGDALAVPRSRFFGEPNDGTTRFRNERHQLTGDWHINEDWRLNGGLAYREGTLKGLSSDHSRLVGDNLWRQRRQRDFSTQDISGRLELNGRLLAAGTHHLGFGVKAYTMDFQERWMRRNPTAAAPYLINVRNPVYGGPQPTLAPFTDNRETRDVVTLYAQDLWEVSDRFSLVGGLRYDNYHQKIRNNRTGAVGKADGGPVDWRLAGRYRLTSAWTLHASYGQSFVLNSGTDRNGAGFAPEEGKGWEIGLSGAWDGLDINATWFDIEKRNILTNDPTDPNFLAPVGKLTTRGLELDAAWHLGETWQVIGNYAWTDAEADDAAFASKDVLNVPEHSGSLYAVGRFPTAHGTEWSLTAGMAHIGDRAAAIDGSGVRLPAYWKAKAAAEYGVTQRVTLRLEADNLFNEHYAASSYSPVWIFPGAPRTVRASVKVAL, from the coding sequence GTGTCCTTCCTGTCCACCTGCGCCGGCCTGTGTCTGCTGGCCGCCGCGGAGCCGCCGCAGGCCGATCCAGCCCATTCCGTCGGCGAGATCGTGATCCTCGGCCGCAGGGGCGCGGCACGGGACGTGACCTTGAGCGCGGGCGCGGTGACCGAGCGCATGTCGCCCTCGTCCCGCTCTGTGGAGAGCGACCTGCTGGAGGCCGTGGGCGCGACGCGTCTGGCCGATGCGCTGGAGTTGGTCAGCGGCGTCAGCCAACAGAACAACCGCGGCGGCGTCATGGACAACTTCGCCATCCGCGGCTTCCTCGGCACCCCCGACGGCGGCGCAGAATATTATGTCGACGGCTTCCTGGCCAACCGTGGGCTGGCCCCGCCCCGCGATCCGGCCACCGCCGAACGGATCGAGATACTGAAAGGCCCCGCCGGCGCCCTGTTCGGCGACATCGACCCGGCGGGCCGCGTCAACATCGTCTCCAAGACACCCCGCTTCGACCGCGCCTTCGAGGTCACCGCCACCGCCGGCTCCTACGGCCTGCGCCGAGGCGAGATCGATCTGACCGGCCCGCTGAGCGAAGACCTGGCCGCCCGCCTGGTGGTGGCCGCCGAGCATAGCGACGGCTGGCGCGACCACGTGGACCTCGACCGCCTCGCCATCGCCCCATCCCTCACCTGGCGACCGACCGACGACCTGCGCCTGACCTATGTGGGCGAGTTCACCCGGTTCGACACCCCGTTTGATCGCGGCCTGCCCGCTTTGAACGGCGACGCCCTGGCCGTGCCGCGCTCGCGCTTCTTCGGCGAGCCGAATGACGGAACCACCCGTTTCCGCAACGAGCGTCATCAGCTTACCGGCGACTGGCATATCAACGAGGACTGGAGACTGAACGGCGGCCTCGCCTATCGCGAAGGCACGCTGAAGGGCCTGTCCAGCGACCACTCGCGCCTGGTCGGCGACAACCTCTGGCGCCAGCGCCGCCAGCGGGACTTCAGCACCCAGGACATCTCCGGCCGCCTGGAGCTGAACGGCCGCCTCCTGGCCGCCGGGACGCACCACCTGGGCTTCGGCGTGAAGGCCTACACGATGGACTTTCAGGAACGCTGGATGCGGCGCAATCCGACCGCCGCCGCGCCCTATCTGATCAATGTCCGCAATCCTGTCTATGGCGGCCCTCAACCGACCCTCGCGCCGTTCACCGACAACCGGGAGACCCGCGATGTCGTCACCCTCTACGCTCAGGACCTGTGGGAGGTCAGCGACCGGTTCAGCCTGGTGGGCGGTCTGCGCTACGACAACTACCACCAGAAAATCCGCAACAACCGCACCGGCGCCGTGGGCAAGGCCGACGGCGGTCCAGTCGATTGGCGCCTGGCCGGCCGCTATCGCCTCACCAGCGCCTGGACCCTGCACGCCAGCTACGGCCAGTCCTTCGTCCTGAACTCGGGCACGGACCGCAACGGCGCCGGCTTCGCGCCGGAGGAAGGCAAGGGCTGGGAGATCGGGTTGTCCGGCGCCTGGGACGGCCTCGACATCAACGCCACCTGGTTCGACATCGAAAAGCGCAACATCCTCACCAACGATCCGACCGACCCCAACTTCCTGGCTCCGGTCGGGAAGCTGACCACCCGGGGGTTGGAGCTCGATGCCGCCTGGCACCTGGGCGAGACGTGGCAGGTGATCGGCAACTACGCCTGGACCGACGCCGAGGCCGACGACGCCGCCTTCGCCAGCAAGGACGTGCTGAACGTGCCCGAACACTCCGGCTCCCTCTATGCGGTCGGTCGCTTCCCCACCGCACACGGGACGGAATGGTCCCTCACCGCCGGGATGGCCCACATCGGCGACCGCGCCGCCGCGATCGACGGCAGTGGCGTGCGCCTGCCCGCCTACTGGAAGGCTAAGGCGGCGGCCGAGTATGGCGTCACCCAGCGGGTCACGCTGCGCCTCGAGGCCGACAACCTGTTTAACGAGCATTACGCCGCCAGCTCTTACAGCCCGGTCTGGATTTTCCCCGGCGCGCCGCGCACCGTCAGGGCCTCGGTGAAGGTGGCGCTCTAG
- a CDS encoding pyridoxamine 5'-phosphate oxidase family protein produces MSGMDIKDVAKTLKDIDFVMLNTHTDGGQIAGRPMSNNRDVEYDGDSWFFVDEESRTFADVSANPKVTLSAQGSKGLLGKPPIFLSVEGEVEIVKDKAILAEHWNKDLERWWPEGPETPGVALLKVHATRIHYWDGEDEGEVPVP; encoded by the coding sequence ATGAGCGGAATGGACATCAAGGACGTCGCCAAGACGCTGAAGGACATCGACTTCGTGATGCTGAACACGCACACGGACGGCGGTCAGATCGCGGGCAGGCCGATGAGCAATAACCGCGACGTGGAGTATGACGGCGACAGCTGGTTCTTCGTGGACGAGGAGTCGCGCACCTTCGCCGACGTCAGCGCCAACCCCAAGGTGACCTTGTCGGCCCAAGGCTCGAAGGGCCTGCTGGGCAAGCCCCCGATCTTCCTGTCCGTCGAAGGCGAGGTCGAGATCGTCAAGGACAAGGCGATCCTGGCCGAGCACTGGAACAAGGACCTGGAGCGCTGGTGGCCGGAAGGTCCCGAAACGCCTGGCGTCGCCCTGCTCAAGGTCCACGCCACCCGCATCCACTACTGGGACGGCGAGGATGAGGGCGAAGTCCCCGTCCCCTAA
- a CDS encoding response regulator transcription factor, with product MRILIIEDDLEAADAMQRGLADAGYECQHAPDGEAGVNAARDGEFDVLIVDRMMPKMNGVEVVETLRREGDGTPVLFLSALGEIDDRVVGLKAGADDYLVKPYAFAELIARVEALSRRRETGAVATTLKVGELEMNLIGRTVHRAGQEIDLQPREFQLLEFMMRHAGQSVTRTMLLEKVWEYHFDPQTNVIDVHISRLRSKIDKGFDRPMLQTVRGAGYRLDA from the coding sequence ATGCGTATCCTGATCATCGAAGACGATCTGGAGGCGGCTGACGCCATGCAGCGCGGCCTAGCCGACGCGGGCTACGAGTGTCAGCATGCTCCGGACGGCGAGGCGGGCGTGAACGCCGCCCGCGATGGCGAGTTCGACGTGCTGATCGTCGACCGCATGATGCCCAAGATGAATGGGGTGGAGGTCGTTGAGACCCTACGCCGCGAAGGCGACGGCACCCCGGTGCTGTTCCTGTCGGCTTTGGGCGAGATCGACGACCGCGTGGTGGGCCTGAAGGCCGGCGCGGACGACTATCTGGTAAAGCCCTATGCCTTCGCCGAGCTGATCGCCCGGGTCGAGGCCCTGTCGCGCCGTCGCGAGACCGGCGCCGTGGCCACGACGCTGAAGGTCGGCGAGCTGGAGATGAACCTGATCGGCCGCACCGTGCATCGGGCGGGCCAGGAGATCGACCTGCAGCCGCGCGAATTCCAGCTGCTGGAGTTCATGATGCGCCACGCCGGCCAGTCCGTGACCCGCACCATGCTGCTGGAGAAGGTGTGGGAGTATCACTTCGACCCCCAGACCAACGTCATCGACGTCCACATTTCGCGTCTGCGCTCGAAGATCGACAAGGGCTTCGACCGGCCGATGCTGCAGACCGTGCGCGGGGCGGGTTACCGCCTGGACGCTTAA
- a CDS encoding bifunctional [glutamine synthetase] adenylyltransferase/[glutamine synthetase]-adenylyl-L-tyrosine phosphorylase: MRLVELIQPCGPVVDPKAAERTHEILARAATADGWIATLEAAWPSLAPVFSAAPYLAGLARRRPASLRTALEGDPASCVETIIAETKAAASLELEPARERLRQLKADLHLTTALADLGGVWELDAVTGALTKFADACLSSALTLAARAEVARGALTGLGEGAAGPVPGLFCIAMGKYGAFELNYSSDIDFSIFYEPEALPLAPDAEMETVTVRIAKAVAQILQDRTSDGYVFRIDLRLRPDPSSTPPAMTVDAAMEYYESVGQNWERAAHIKARSAAGDIARGEAYIKGLQPFIWRKNLDFAAIADIHSIKRQIHAYKVDERLTAKGANLKLGRGGIREIEFFVQTQQLILGGRRPNLRGRRTLPALEALTQEGRVDRETCTALTKAYRDLRALEHRVQMIADEQTHKLPESDAERKKVAALWGHGNLRSFDAAVGRILKDVNNRYGKLFAGEEELSSKFGSLVFTGVEDDPATLETLKRMGFSNPERVSQTIRGWHHGHVAATRTERGRELLTRLGPRLLDAAQATGAPDAAFNRFSDFFAGLSSGVQIQSLFLAQPKLFELIVQVMAFTPRLATTLARRPAALDALLDPSFFGAIEIDAAPKLNLEDFEGSMDRVRRFHREQAFRVGFRVMSGSVSASDSGHAFADLAHAVIRGLAPAAMAETVRQGGAFPGGEVAVVALGKCGSGEMTARSDLDLMTLYRSDDPAAMSAGKGWGAEVFFGRFTQRLIAALSAPTAEGELYEVDMRLRPTGSKGPVAVSLSSFDRYYEEEAEVWELMSMTRGRVVWASSEAFAQQAQASIEKALRRPRDPKKTAKAVREMRALMAREKPQKGDWDLKLGPGGFVDIEFAAQHLQLIHAADGGPLNQNIADSLAAMREAGLADSDALSKLEAAWDLQQAVQQVLKVALDDYADPALEPKPFQALLARAGGARDLKGLKTRIAAAQKEAHAAMKAVVG, from the coding sequence ATGAGGCTGGTCGAGCTGATCCAACCCTGCGGGCCGGTCGTCGATCCCAAGGCGGCCGAGCGGACCCACGAAATCCTGGCGCGGGCGGCGACGGCGGACGGTTGGATCGCCACGCTGGAAGCCGCCTGGCCGTCCCTGGCCCCGGTGTTCTCGGCCGCGCCTTATCTGGCGGGACTGGCGCGGCGACGGCCGGCCAGCCTGCGCACGGCGCTGGAGGGTGATCCCGCCTCGTGCGTCGAGACCATCATCGCCGAAACCAAGGCAGCGGCGAGCCTGGAGCTGGAGCCGGCGCGCGAACGCTTGCGACAGCTGAAGGCCGACCTGCACCTGACCACGGCCCTGGCCGACCTGGGCGGGGTGTGGGAGCTGGACGCGGTCACCGGCGCCCTGACCAAGTTCGCCGACGCCTGCCTGTCCTCGGCCCTGACCCTGGCGGCGCGGGCGGAGGTGGCGCGCGGCGCCCTGACGGGCCTGGGCGAGGGGGCGGCGGGGCCGGTCCCCGGTCTATTCTGCATCGCCATGGGCAAGTACGGCGCGTTCGAACTGAACTACTCGTCCGACATCGATTTCTCGATCTTCTACGAGCCCGAGGCGCTGCCGCTGGCCCCGGACGCTGAGATGGAGACGGTGACGGTGCGCATCGCCAAGGCGGTGGCGCAGATCCTCCAGGACCGCACCTCGGACGGCTATGTCTTCCGCATCGACCTGCGGCTGCGGCCCGATCCGTCCTCGACCCCGCCGGCCATGACCGTGGACGCGGCCATGGAATACTATGAGAGCGTCGGCCAGAACTGGGAGCGGGCGGCGCACATCAAGGCCCGCAGCGCGGCCGGCGACATCGCGCGGGGCGAGGCCTACATCAAGGGGCTGCAGCCGTTCATCTGGCGCAAGAACCTCGACTTCGCGGCCATCGCCGACATCCATTCCATCAAGCGCCAGATCCACGCCTACAAGGTGGACGAGCGCCTGACCGCCAAGGGCGCGAACCTGAAGCTGGGGCGCGGAGGCATCCGCGAGATCGAGTTCTTCGTCCAGACCCAGCAGCTGATCCTGGGCGGGCGGCGGCCGAACCTGCGCGGGCGGCGCACCCTGCCGGCGCTGGAGGCTCTGACGCAGGAAGGGCGGGTCGATCGCGAGACCTGCACGGCGCTGACCAAGGCCTATCGCGACCTGCGCGCCCTTGAACACCGGGTCCAGATGATCGCCGACGAGCAGACCCACAAGCTGCCCGAGAGCGACGCCGAGCGTAAGAAGGTCGCCGCCCTGTGGGGGCACGGGAACCTGCGCAGCTTCGACGCGGCGGTGGGCCGTATCCTGAAGGACGTCAACAACCGCTACGGCAAGCTGTTCGCCGGCGAGGAGGAGCTGTCCTCCAAGTTCGGCAGCCTGGTGTTCACGGGGGTCGAGGACGATCCGGCGACGCTGGAGACGCTCAAGCGCATGGGCTTCTCCAATCCCGAGCGGGTGTCGCAGACGATCCGGGGCTGGCACCATGGACACGTGGCCGCCACGCGGACAGAACGGGGACGCGAACTGCTGACGCGGCTTGGCCCGCGCCTGCTGGACGCCGCCCAGGCGACGGGGGCGCCCGATGCGGCGTTCAACCGGTTCAGCGACTTCTTCGCCGGCCTCAGTTCAGGCGTGCAGATTCAGTCGCTGTTCCTGGCGCAGCCCAAGCTGTTCGAACTGATCGTGCAGGTCATGGCGTTTACGCCTCGGCTGGCGACCACTCTGGCGCGCCGGCCGGCGGCCCTGGACGCCCTGCTGGATCCCAGCTTCTTCGGCGCCATCGAGATCGACGCGGCGCCGAAGCTGAACCTGGAGGACTTCGAGGGTTCGATGGACCGCGTCCGCCGTTTCCACCGAGAGCAGGCGTTCCGCGTCGGCTTCCGGGTGATGAGCGGATCGGTCAGCGCTTCCGACAGCGGCCACGCCTTCGCCGATCTGGCCCATGCAGTGATCCGGGGCCTGGCGCCCGCCGCCATGGCCGAGACCGTGCGGCAGGGCGGCGCCTTCCCCGGCGGGGAGGTGGCGGTGGTGGCCCTGGGCAAGTGCGGCTCGGGCGAGATGACCGCGCGCTCGGACCTGGACCTGATGACCCTGTATCGTTCCGACGATCCGGCGGCGATGTCGGCGGGCAAGGGTTGGGGGGCGGAGGTGTTCTTCGGCCGCTTCACCCAGCGGCTGATCGCGGCCCTGTCGGCGCCGACCGCCGAGGGCGAGCTGTACGAGGTCGACATGCGCCTGCGGCCCACGGGCAGCAAGGGGCCGGTGGCGGTGAGCCTGTCGTCCTTCGACCGCTATTACGAGGAAGAGGCAGAGGTCTGGGAGCTGATGTCCATGACCCGGGGACGGGTGGTGTGGGCCAGCTCCGAAGCCTTCGCACAACAGGCCCAGGCCTCCATCGAAAAAGCCCTGCGTCGCCCCCGCGATCCGAAGAAGACGGCCAAGGCGGTGCGCGAGATGCGCGCCCTGATGGCGCGCGAGAAGCCTCAGAAGGGCGATTGGGATCTGAAGCTTGGTCCTGGCGGTTTCGTGGATATCGAATTCGCCGCCCAGCACCTGCAACTGATCCACGCGGCGGACGGCGGGCCGCTGAACCAGAACATCGCCGACAGCCTGGCCGCCATGCGCGAGGCGGGTCTGGCCGACAGCGACGCCCTGTCGAAGCTGGAGGCCGCCTGGGACCTGCAGCAGGCGGTGCAACAGGTGCTGAAGGTGGCGCTGGACGACTATGCCGACCCGGCGCTGGAGCCCAAGCCGTTCCAGGCCTTGCTCGCCCGCGCTGGCGGCGCGCGCGACCTCAAGGGCCTGAAGACCCGCATCGCCGCGGCGCAGAAGGAAGCGCACGCGGCGATGAAGGCGGTGGTGGGTTAG
- a CDS encoding sensor histidine kinase has protein sequence MRLPRLLRTTPFRLTLLFLALFAAAAAAFLGYIYIATAGEVNRRADKEISREMESLQAAYRLGGPDALNQTLVERSVGERPFLYLLMTADGKRLSGSIEESPVADFEGHDEKWTTFTVTETDLDGAEIKRPARGYQVRLDGGEILFVGADVGESESYVMKIVRALWGAGALVIVLGLAGGVLISRNVSRSMSGLAEVVNAVRGGDLKARAQVRGTRDEYDELAEGLNDMLDRIERLMGGLRHAGDAIAHDLRSPLTRLRARVEVALIEAESGKGDPLKALEQALEDTDGVLKTFNAVLAIARLQAAGSAPDPTVFDAADLANDMAELYEVMCEDKGQTFDSEITPGLAIKANREFMAQALANILDNAIKYTPEGGAVMLRLRRRSSGDIEFSVTDNGPGVPEADRPRVVERFVRLERSRNQPGAGLGLSLVSAVAAAHGGRIELAEGAGEYDGRGPGLRVAFIIPPLG, from the coding sequence ATGCGCCTTCCCAGGCTCCTCCGGACCACGCCGTTTCGGCTGACGCTGCTGTTCCTGGCGCTGTTCGCGGCGGCGGCGGCGGCGTTCCTCGGCTACATCTATATCGCCACCGCCGGCGAGGTGAACCGTCGCGCCGACAAGGAGATCAGCCGGGAGATGGAGTCGCTGCAGGCGGCCTATCGTCTTGGCGGGCCCGACGCGCTCAACCAGACCCTAGTCGAACGGTCGGTAGGCGAGCGGCCGTTCCTGTACCTGCTGATGACGGCGGACGGGAAGCGACTGTCGGGCTCCATCGAGGAAAGCCCGGTCGCGGACTTCGAGGGCCACGACGAGAAGTGGACCACCTTCACCGTCACCGAAACCGACCTGGACGGCGCCGAGATCAAACGGCCGGCGCGGGGCTATCAGGTACGGCTGGACGGCGGGGAGATCCTGTTCGTGGGGGCGGACGTCGGCGAGTCCGAATCCTATGTGATGAAGATCGTCCGGGCCCTGTGGGGCGCCGGAGCGCTAGTCATCGTGCTGGGCCTGGCGGGCGGGGTGCTTATCAGCCGCAATGTCAGCCGCAGCATGTCGGGCTTGGCCGAGGTGGTGAACGCCGTGCGCGGCGGCGATCTGAAGGCTCGCGCCCAGGTGCGCGGCACGCGCGACGAGTATGACGAACTGGCCGAGGGCCTGAACGACATGCTCGACCGCATCGAGCGTTTGATGGGCGGTCTGCGCCACGCCGGCGACGCCATCGCTCACGACCTGCGCTCGCCGCTGACCCGCCTGCGGGCGCGGGTGGAGGTGGCCCTGATCGAGGCCGAGAGCGGCAAGGGCGATCCTCTCAAGGCGCTGGAGCAGGCCTTGGAGGACACCGACGGGGTACTCAAGACGTTCAACGCCGTCCTGGCCATCGCCCGACTGCAGGCCGCTGGCTCCGCGCCCGATCCAACCGTGTTCGACGCCGCCGACCTGGCCAACGACATGGCCGAGCTCTACGAGGTGATGTGCGAGGACAAGGGCCAGACCTTCGACTCCGAGATCACTCCCGGCCTGGCCATCAAGGCCAACCGCGAGTTCATGGCCCAGGCCCTGGCCAACATCCTCGACAACGCCATCAAGTACACGCCGGAGGGCGGGGCGGTGATGCTGCGCCTGCGTCGGCGCTCGTCGGGGGACATCGAGTTCTCGGTCACCGACAACGGACCGGGCGTGCCTGAAGCCGACCGTCCGCGGGTGGTCGAACGGTTCGTGCGCCTGGAGCGCAGCCGCAACCAGCCGGGCGCCGGCCTTGGCCTGTCGCTGGTTTCGGCGGTGGCGGCGGCGCATGGAGGCCGTATCGAGCTGGCCGAGGGCGCCGGGGAATACGACGGCCGCGGCCCCGGACTGAGAGTGGCGTTCATTATTCCGCCGCTAGGCTGA